The genomic region AAAGGAATACTGCTCGAAAAGTTGCTGCTGTAAAGCGGCCGACTTTTCTTTGCGTTCTTTTTTTAACGCTTCTATCTGATCGTCAAATTGAGCTAATTGTAAACGGGTTTCGTCCAAACATGCTTTCCATTTGTTGGTTAGCACTTGTAACTCCCATTTATCGCGTAAACTTTGTTTGATCAAATCGGCTTCAAAAACGGCATATTCCGATTCCGTTAGGCTGCTTTGCTGAGCTTCACGGCTTTTTTTGCGTTCTTCTTTATTCGCTTTTAGCTGTTTTTTAAAAGCGGTAATTTCTTCCTGCGACTGACTTACAAATTGTTCCAGTTCAGTTTTCAATCGGTGGTAAAGCGGATTGGCTGTTACTGTTTCGATCTGACTGTTAATACTGTTTAGAATGGTTTCTTCTTTTAGAAAAAAGCTGTTTTCAAGTAGCATGTCAAAAACAGGTGGGACAAAGCGCGGATGCTGATTCGTACCGGCCAGTTTTCCGGAAAAAGCGGCTAAATAACCTATTTTACCGTTGGCATCCCGAACCACAAGTACACCAAACATTTTCCCGATAGCGATTCCATCCTGATCTTCGATAAGTCCGAAGTTGTGGTCCATATCCGTCTGACTTTCGAGGTATTCCTGTAGTTCTGAAGCAGCAATCTGCGTGAGCGGATGTGGTTCATAATAAAACGGAAACGTAAAGCGTTCCGGTAGCGAAATCGCGTCCAGAATACGATCGGTAAAGTAGGTGATTCTATTTTGGGTGTCGTTGCCCACAGTTATTGATTTTAGTGCTGCGAAATTAGGGTATTTCAGTTTAACAGTCGCTAAAACAGTTCAATTTTAGCCATTCGTATTCTTTTTAGCCAGAAAATCCGGTATTCACGGGTTCCGAATCAAACGTGAAAACAGGTGATTATACGTTTATAGAACTGCAGTCTATCGGTTAATTTTAGAAACTTGTTTAAAAACAGGTGCAACCAAATCAATACTAAACACTAAAGTTATGGGGAAAGTAGTTATTTTAACAGTAGATGGCGGTGGTATAAAAGGGATTATACCGGCCTATTTTCTTAACGAACTGGAAAGCAGATTAAACAAAAGCTGCTACGAACTTTTCGATATGATCGGCGGAACCTCAACCGGAGGTATTATCGCTACAGGATTAACATCGCCAATAAACGGTAACAAACCCTTTACGGCGCAAGAAGTCTTGAACATTTATCAGAACGACGGCAATAAAATTTTTGTACCACAAGAGTCATTAATACCAGACTGTTATGCGCAATATTATGGCGACGATGGTAAGGGTAACGGTATCGAACCGTATTTACAGCAACAATTCGGAATGGGAACCTTAAGTGCAGCGCAAGCCAATATGAAGACACTTAATGGACGTACCAAACACGTGTTTACAACCAGTTATACGATTAATAGCAGCGGTAATACGATACAGAATCCGGTATTGGGACAGGATTACGGACCGTATTTGTTTAATTGGATGGATGCGGCCAAATCGTCTGCCGATGATTATAAAGTGTGGGAAGCTGCTCGTGCGACAAGTGCGGCACCAACCTATTTTCCGGTAGGTAATGTGGGCGGTGGACAGAATTCGAATTCGAATGCACAGGAACGTTGGGTACTCGATGGAGGGGTAATGTCGAATAACCCGGCCATATGGGCCGTAACGGAAGCTTTTCGTACCGGAATGGTAACCAGTCTGAGTGATATTGTATTGATATCTCTGGGAACGGGAACATATGCTTGTGGCGCCGGACTAGTGACTGCGCATCAGGGTGATCCGGATCCCGATAATGGGAACTGGGGTTATATGCCGTGGATTACCAGTGATCTGGAAGATTTGTCCGGGAACGACAATGGGCGTGGTGCCGTTGTGAATATTATTACAGAATCGGTACAGTTGGTCTCGGGACAACAATTACAGGCGTTAACCGCTTCGGGGCTTACGTATTATCGATTGGAACCGCCTATTATTCAGGGACAAACCCATATGGATAATATCGATCCGGGAAATATTGATTCGCTAATCACTACCGCGTCAGAATATCTGATCGATAATGCTACAGGTGAGAAAACGTTTAATGCGATTGTAGCCGAATTGACCGCTTTGCAACCGGTTTCGATTTCCGTTTAATTCAACTTTTGATCAATATAAAACCGGTCTTAGTATTATAAGGCCGGTTTCTTTTTGGCTTTTAAAGCCGTGTATAATTTTTCGTAAACCGGTGTTGCAACACCATAAGTGAGCCCTTCGAAAACAACATAGCCGGTTAAGGCATTCAATTCGGTTTGCTTTTTTTCGTTTTTAAAATCGCTATGTAACGATGAGGTCGCGGCAAATGGAAGCGTTTCTATATTGGCTAAAGTAGTAGCAACACTATCTTCCGGTAGTGGTATTTGTTTGGCTTGTGCCAATGAATAAACTTCCATTAGCAGTGCTAGTAACGTATTGCGTTTGTCCGGATTTTCAAGAATTTCACCAATTGACTGATCATAAAAAGATGTAGCCGTAGCGATGGCCGATACGAACATAAATTTTTTCCAAACTACCGATGCGATATCGGGTGTAAGGGTAGCTTGAATTCCGGCTTGTTTTAAAAGCGTTTCCAGTTGTAAAAGACGTTCGTCCGATGCCTTTTCGGAGCCAAAAAACAGACTTTCGATGTTTCCGCTATTGGTTACGATTCCGGGAGCAGACAAACGGGAAACTACATAAACACAGCCGTCCAACACCATTACATTGGGATAATGGCGTTTAATTTTTGTTGTGCTGTCCAGTCCGTTAAGCAAGGGAAGGATAACGGTTTTTTCGGTGATACAGTCTTGCAATTGTACTAATGTCGATTCCAGATCGTAGGTTTTGGTACACAGAATGATGTAGTCGGCTTTGTCAAGATCGGAAGGCGTATCACTCGCTTTTTGCGGAAAAACGGTACTATTATCCGCACCTTTCACAATCGTAAGACCATTGGCGCGAATGGTATCGAGGTTTTTGCCCCGAGCCAGAAATTGTACGGCTACAGTAGTATCGTTTTGAAATGCTTTCGCTATTAGTCCGCCAAAATAGCCGCCAACACCACCGATTCCGACAATGAGTATGGTTGTCATCAACTTTTATTTTTGTAGAAAGTTAAGCGAAAAAGAATTGGTTATCAAGATGTTTTTTTGCAATTTCTGTATTTCGTTACGATTGTTGTTTTTTTTTCTCGTAATTATGAAATTTTAGTTTATTTTGGCACACGCAAATATGTAACCCAAAAATAAATTAAAATTGAGACGTACTTTATTCCTGTTAATACTCGCTACAAACGTAAGCTGGGCGCAACAAATTGTAAAAGTGAGTAACAATTATGCCAGTGAAAATAAAGAAGTTCAGGAGCTGATCGATTTTCAAAATATCTATATTGAACGATTGAATTTTGTAGGAGAGGCACTTAAAGGCAAGTATTATGAGGTTAACATACAGGAGTTTAAAAACGGAAAACCGTCTCCTAAAGTTAGGTTGTTTGATGGAAGTGAGTCGGATTATTTTAAGATTAGCTTAGAAAGTTTGTCACTGAAATTTTTCTTTAGTATGACCGACGGAAAACTAAAAACGTATATCAAGGGATCTGGTTTCGGTAGTAAAAAAAGCTATTTTAAGTTAAGCAGTGATTCCGAATTATATGCCCTAAAAGATTTTTTGGGCTCGAACGAATTTCTGGAAATCAATATCGCTTCCGAAACGGATATCCCCATTTTTGCGATTATAACACCTACAATGCATAAAGATGGTTCGGGTTCGTATTGCGAAGTAGTGCAATCGGACATAAAACCCGAAAATTTAGGGGCTCATTTTAAAATACCGCACTATTTTTTAGTGAGTATACGCTTTAAATAATATTTTTGAGATGTAATTAGAAACTAAAAAATGGATAATTGTAAAAACTGTACTACAGCTATAACCGATAAATATTGCTCCAATTGCGGTCAGCCGGCACAACTCAAACGAATTGATCTGCATTATATCCTGCACGAGATTGAGCATGTCCTGCATTTTGAACGGGGTTTTTTATATACGATAAAGGAAATACTGCTGCGACCTGGAAAAAATATTCAGGAGTTCCTGACGGAAAACCGCAGCCGATTGGTTAAACCGATTTTATTTATGGTGGTGGTGTCGTTGATTTACTCATTGATCAACCATTATTTCCATATCGAAGAGCATTATGCAACGGGCACGGTTACCCAGAAATCTGCAATAACGGTTATGGGGGACTGGGTGCAAAAACATTATGGCTATGCCAATATTATTATGGGGGTTTTTATTGCGTTATGGGTTAAATTATTTTTCCGAAAATACCCCTATAACCTGTTTGAAATCGTGGTGATGTTATGTTTTGTTATCGGCATGGGAATGCTGATGTTATCAGTATCGGCCTTGTTTGAAGGATTAACGGGAATTCCGGTATTCCTGTATTCCAACTTTTTGGCCACAGTATATTGCGCCTGGGCTATCGGGCAGTTTTTCGACAAAACGAAGCCCCGAAATTATATCAAAGCATTTGTAGCTTATCTTTTTGGGGTCATAACGTTCTGGGGGCTAATAATCATTTTAGGAACTGTAATCGACCTTGTTTTTTAAAAAAGTAAATTAAATCTCGAATAGTCCGTTTTCAGGACTATTCGGTCATCCATTTCACCAAACTGCTTTGTTCCACAATATTCCACGAATGCGGATGCCGGTCGCCATTGGCTCGGTACCCACGGTTTTGAGTAGCTATAAATTCGGTTTGTGTACTGCCCAGTTCTTTTAACGTCTTGGAGGCTTGTTCCAACTGGTAGGCGTTTAAGTCTTCGTAGGTTCTGTTTTTATGCTGTTTTTGCCATTTCAAATCTGGTTCGGAGTAAAAACGGGTTTTAATATCTTTTAAATAGACAATCGTATTGGTCGGTTTGCTGGAAACCAGATAAGGCGAGGCTTTTTTATAATTTTCGAGATGATCAGCAGGTTTTCCCAATGTACTTTCCAACAATTCGATTAAATAGTGGCCTTCCGCGACGGCTTCAGCATCTACATTTTTGGCAACCTCTTTTTGAGAATCGTTGTATAAGGCTTCCAGATCGATTGGAGAGTCGACTACCATAAGACCTTTGGGTTGAATCGCATTTTTACTTTTTATCAGATAACCGGACAATAACATGGCAATATTTCCACCACCGGAAAAACCACCAATATAAAGATTGTCTGTCGCAACTTTATGCTGATTCAGTATGGAGTTGAGTGTTTTTGCGTATTGCGCTTTTTCAGCATCGCTTAGAAAAAGCCGTTGGTTGTAATTTAAAAGCAGAGTCGTAATCCCTTGTTTTTCGATGTCTTTTAGAAATTTAGCCTCGGTTTTCGTGTTGTCAATATCGCAGGGATAGCAGGGAAATAATACTAAAACGGCTTTTTGCGGACTGGCGATTTTGAGTTCGTAATCGTTTCCTGTGAACACTTGTACGGGTTCTTTTTTAGGAGTACAAGCACCGAACAGAATTACCGTAAAGATAACAAATAAGCTTTTTTTCATCTCGATCTAAAATAGGGTTGGATGACGAATGTAGGAAAATTTCCTTTTTATGGGGTACAATTTAACCTTATTTTTGGGTATTATATTGGGCTGTATTTCTACGGTTATGTCGACTGTATGATCGCGCTGTTTTTGTAAATTTGTATGCTTCCGGACGATTAAAACGCGGGGCTTATCATATGATTATACGAAAAAGAGAACACTGGTTTAGAATGCTTTTTGTATGGCATGGTTCGGTATTACCGGGATTAGTACCCCGCTTGTTGTTAATGCTGTTTTTGTCGATAGCGGTGGTTTATTTCCACGGAAAAATATTGTCGTTTAAAGTACCGCTCAATACCGCTCCGTTGACGTTGTTCGGTTTTGTATTGGCGTTGTTTCTGGGTTTTCGGAATAGTGCCAGTTACGATCGTTTCTGGGAAGGACGTAAACTTTGGGGGGCTTTATTGAATGTGACACGCGCGCTAACACGTCAGGCAGTAACACTGGGAACACCGGCCGATAAAAATTCCATTTATAAATTTGTACAACTGTTGAGTGCTTTTACGTATGCCTTAAAGCACCAGTTACGGCATACAGATCCGTACACGGATCTTGAAAAACGATTGGATAAAGTACAACTCGAAAGGGTAGCGAAGGCTCATTATAAACCGACCATCATCCTCAATCTGTTGGGAGAATGGCTACAAAAGGCCAAAAATGAAAACAGAATCGATTCCATTCAACAGAGTCGCTTTGACGAAAATCTGGATAAATTGGCCGATATCCTGGGCGGATGTGAACGAATCCAATCTACACCTATTCCATATAGCTATCGGGTTTTGTTACACCGTACGGTATACCTGTATTGTTTTTTATTGCCTTTTGCTTTGGTCGACAGTTTAGGATGGTTCACTCCCTTTATTGTGGTTTTTATAACCTATACCTTTATTGCCTTTGAAGCCATTGCCGATGAAATCGAAGAACCTTTTGGAATGGAAGCCAACGATTTGGCACTTAATACCATGTGTCAGATGATCGATACAACCATTTTCGAGCAGATTGGTGTGACCCTTGAGGTTTTACCCGAAACAAATCAAAACATCATTGATTAACTGGTATCCGGTTACGGGGCTAAAGTAAAACATGTGATTTTAAAGGAATCGTTGTAAAATCAAAGCCGGTTTAGAAGAAGTACTACCATTTGTTTTCTTTTCACCAATAGGATTCTGTCGTTTCTGGGGCTTTTTTATACGCTTTACAAATAATGGGTACCCTAGACGTATACGTGGATGTACCTTGCATCCCAAAAAGTAGTCTATGCCCGATAGTTATATTGTGTTCAGAACGGTGTCGTATTCGTTATCTTTGCCAGTAAAGTGTTCAATCAAGACAAATCCATAATCACGAGTAAAGGTAAAAGAGCGTTATTGATCCTATTTGCTTTTATAGGCTCGTATCTGATTTCCTATATGATGGATCCGTATTGGACGGATTATGCTACACGACCGCTTTCAGACATTGTGGAAGAATTTGTCATTTCCAT from Flavobacterium sp. WV_118_3 harbors:
- a CDS encoding patatin-like phospholipase family protein, translating into MGKVVILTVDGGGIKGIIPAYFLNELESRLNKSCYELFDMIGGTSTGGIIATGLTSPINGNKPFTAQEVLNIYQNDGNKIFVPQESLIPDCYAQYYGDDGKGNGIEPYLQQQFGMGTLSAAQANMKTLNGRTKHVFTTSYTINSSGNTIQNPVLGQDYGPYLFNWMDAAKSSADDYKVWEAARATSAAPTYFPVGNVGGGQNSNSNAQERWVLDGGVMSNNPAIWAVTEAFRTGMVTSLSDIVLISLGTGTYACGAGLVTAHQGDPDPDNGNWGYMPWITSDLEDLSGNDNGRGAVVNIITESVQLVSGQQLQALTASGLTYYRLEPPIIQGQTHMDNIDPGNIDSLITTASEYLIDNATGEKTFNAIVAELTALQPVSISV
- a CDS encoding DUF3667 domain-containing protein, whose product is MDNCKNCTTAITDKYCSNCGQPAQLKRIDLHYILHEIEHVLHFERGFLYTIKEILLRPGKNIQEFLTENRSRLVKPILFMVVVSLIYSLINHYFHIEEHYATGTVTQKSAITVMGDWVQKHYGYANIIMGVFIALWVKLFFRKYPYNLFEIVVMLCFVIGMGMLMLSVSALFEGLTGIPVFLYSNFLATVYCAWAIGQFFDKTKPRNYIKAFVAYLFGVITFWGLIIILGTVIDLVF
- a CDS encoding 2-dehydropantoate 2-reductase, which gives rise to MTTILIVGIGGVGGYFGGLIAKAFQNDTTVAVQFLARGKNLDTIRANGLTIVKGADNSTVFPQKASDTPSDLDKADYIILCTKTYDLESTLVQLQDCITEKTVILPLLNGLDSTTKIKRHYPNVMVLDGCVYVVSRLSAPGIVTNSGNIESLFFGSEKASDERLLQLETLLKQAGIQATLTPDIASVVWKKFMFVSAIATATSFYDQSIGEILENPDKRNTLLALLMEVYSLAQAKQIPLPEDSVATTLANIETLPFAATSSLHSDFKNEKKQTELNALTGYVVFEGLTYGVATPVYEKLYTALKAKKKPAL
- a CDS encoding bestrophin family ion channel — its product is MIIRKREHWFRMLFVWHGSVLPGLVPRLLLMLFLSIAVVYFHGKILSFKVPLNTAPLTLFGFVLALFLGFRNSASYDRFWEGRKLWGALLNVTRALTRQAVTLGTPADKNSIYKFVQLLSAFTYALKHQLRHTDPYTDLEKRLDKVQLERVAKAHYKPTIILNLLGEWLQKAKNENRIDSIQQSRFDENLDKLADILGGCERIQSTPIPYSYRVLLHRTVYLYCFLLPFALVDSLGWFTPFIVVFITYTFIAFEAIADEIEEPFGMEANDLALNTMCQMIDTTIFEQIGVTLEVLPETNQNIID